Proteins encoded by one window of Bacteroidales bacterium:
- a CDS encoding DUF4372 domain-containing protein, which yields MLPIKPTPMVKINIFFQIINILPRNIFEKIVKQYEADKYSKKINSWTHLVSLLFCHFGQAGSVHDISNGLRSITGNIVHLGCSQASSKSTIAYVNEHRTYKLFETFYCEWVAYWDEKNRNKLIFLTNNFSWTASTVAKVYIQHWEIETFFWGL from the coding sequence ATGTTGCCAATAAAACCCACTCCTATGGTAAAGATAAATATATTTTTTCAAATAATAAATATACTTCCGAGAAATATTTTTGAAAAAATTGTAAAACAATACGAAGCTGATAAATACAGCAAAAAGATAAATAGTTGGACACATCTGGTAAGTTTGCTTTTTTGTCATTTTGGTCAGGCGGGTTCTGTGCATGATATATCGAATGGTTTAAGGAGTATAACGGGCAATATAGTTCATTTAGGTTGTAGTCAAGCTTCGTCCAAATCGACGATAGCTTACGTTAACGAACATCGCACCTATAAGCTATTTGAAACATTTTATTGTGAATGGGTAGCTTATTGGGACGAAAAAAACAGAAATAAACTCATTTTTTTGACTAATAATTTTTCTTGGACAGCATCAACAGTTGCCAAAGTTTACATACAACACTGGGAAATAGAAACGTTTTTTTGGGGCTTATAA